The following are encoded in a window of Impatiens glandulifera chromosome 5, dImpGla2.1, whole genome shotgun sequence genomic DNA:
- the LOC124939957 gene encoding integrator complex subunit 9 homolog, with amino-acid sequence MKLTCLSEGRGFHFPSCYIIDVEGFQILLDCPIDLSVLPIFSPVPIDSNAISYNEESDSSLGEMKSQKTEMPLSSNNLIKSEPSYRIVESLQLWDISFINIVLISSPMSMLGLPFITRKKGFSAKVYATEATVRIGQLLMEDLVAMHAEYKQFYGPQETRFPSWMKWENLEMLPSALRDIVLGKDGSRLGGWVHLYSSLEVKDCMQKVQTLKYAEESCYNGSLIIKAVSSGLEIGSCNWTIRGQRRSIACLSSSIFLSAHAMGFDYLALQGYDTILYSDPSFHAMEDSETGSEPSAKDSSAPSDPSEVITKSLLDDNESLEEMEKIVFICSCAVDSVKAGGSVLIPIGRVGIILQILEHMSISLESSNLKVPIFMISSVAEQLLAFSNIIPEWVCKQRLEKMYSGESLFVHVDLIKEKKLHLFPSVYSAKLLSSWQEPCIVFCPHWSLRLGPVVHLLQRWSGDANSLLVMEEGVDAELALLPFKPVAMKVLQCSFLCGIKTRILQPLLTLLRPKILLAPDKLIRHVEFSNTTPFSVIHYFKNKTLHLPGSKLSFSKLHIAADLATHLNLLKLKGDDGLDIARLKGELLVENGKHQLILGNSYTVSTENHNNNLMLWGSVYMQKLVDSLQNAGIKVSSVDGDLLKYIVHIVEPHMALIEVSSSRSVISTDDEKLASLISGALHHCLQSI; translated from the exons ATGAAACTT aCCTGTTTGAGTGAGGGAAGAGGATTCCACTTTCCATCTTGTTATATAATCGATGTGGAAGGTTTCCAAATCTTGCTTGATTGCCCAATTGATCTCTCAGTCCTCCCAATCTTCTCTCCTGTTCCTATCGATTCAAATGCGATTTCTTACAATGAAGAATCCGATTCCTCCTTGGGGGAAATGAAGAGCCAAAAAACGGAAATGCCCCTCTCctcaaataatttgataaagtCAGAGCCTAGCTATAGAATTGTTGAAAGCTTGCAGTTATGGGACATTAGCTTTATTAATATTGTCTTGATTTCGAGCCCAATGTCAATGCTTGGCCTGCCATTCATAACTCGCAAGAAGGGTTTCTCGGCCAAG GTATATGCAACAGAGGCTACAGTAAGAATTGGGCAGCTTTTGATGGAGGATCTAGTAGCAATGCACGCAGAATACAAACAGTTTTATGGGCCTCAAGAAACTAGATTCCCATCTTGGATGAAATGGGAGAATCTTGAAATGCTTCCTTCAGCTTTGAGAGATATTGTTTTAGGAAAAGACGGGTCAAGACTTGGTGGTTGGGTGCATCTGTATAG CTCACTTGAAGTTAAGGACTGTATGCAGAAGGTTCAGACTCTAAAGTATGCTGAAGAAAGTTGCTATAATGGGTCATTGATAATTAAGGCAGTCAGCTCTGGTTTGGAAATAGGTTCATGTAATTGGACTATAAGGGGTCAAAGAAGAAGCATTGCTTGTCTTTCTAGCTCTATCTTCTTATCTGCCCATGCAATGGGTTTCGATTACCTTGCACTACAAGGATATGACACTATTTTGTATTCCGATCCCTCCTTCCATGCCATGGAAGATTCTGAAACTGGCTCTGAGCCTTCTGCAAAAGATTCATCAGCTCCAAG TGATCCCTCCGAAGTGATTACCAAGTCATTGCTTGATGACAATGAGAGTTTGGAGGAGATGGAGAAAATAGTCTTTATATGCTCCTGTGCTGTGGATTCTGTTAAGGCAGGAGGTTCTGTTCTTATTCCAATTGGACGAGTTGGAATTATTCTGCAGATTTTGGAGCATATGTCAATTTCCCTTGAAAGTTCAAATTTAAAG GTTCCCATCTTTATGATTTCATCTGTAGCCGAACAATTATTGGCTTTCAGTAACATCATTCCAGAGTGGGTGTGCAAACAACGTCTAGAAAAG ATGTACTCTGGAGAGTCATTGTTTGTGCATGTTGATctcattaaagaaaaaaaacttcatTTGTTTCCATCAGTTTATTCGGCTAAATTACT AAGCAGCTGGCAGGAACCGTGTATAGTATTTTGTCCTCACTGGAGCTTGCGGCTTGGTCCTGTTGTTCATCTGCTCCAACGATGGTCAGGAGATGCAAACTCATTACTTGTAATGGAg GAAGGTGTGGATGCTGAGTTAGCTCTCTTACCTTTCAAACCAGTGGCTATGAAGGTGCTGCAGTGTTCATTTCTGTGTGGAATCAA GACACGGATACTTCAACCTTTGCTGACATTGCTACGGCCAAAGATTTTACTG GCTCCAGATAAATTGATAAGACATGTTGAATTCTCAAACACGACTCCATTCTCCGTAATTCACTACTTTAAAAACAAGACCTTGCACCTACCGGGGTCAAAGTTGTCATTTTCTAAGTTACACATTGCAGCTGACTTAGCCACACATCTAAACTTGTTAAAGTTGAAAGGAGATGATGGCTTAGATATTGCTAGATTAAAGGGAGAACTGCTTGTAGAGAATGGGAAACACCAATTAATATTGGGCAACTCTTATACAGTATCTACGgagaatcataataacaatttgATGTTGTGGGGCTCGGTTTATATGCAAAAACTCGTGGACTCACTGCAGAATGCTGGAATTAAGGTTTCGTCCGTTGATGGTGACCTATTGAAATACATTGTGCATATTGTCGAACCTCATATGGCACTCATTGAAGTTAGCAGTTCAAGAAGTGTTATTAGTACAGATGATGAAAAATTAGCCTCCCTCATTTCTGGTGCTTTACACCATTGCTTACAGAGCATTTAG
- the LOC124939143 gene encoding LIM domain-containing protein PLIM2c-like, whose amino-acid sequence MAFTGTLDKCKACDKTVYFVDLLTADGVTYHKYCFKCSHCKGTLVMSNYSSMDGVLYCKTHFEQLFKESGNFSKNFQSSGKPERENSLTKAHKLSSLFSGTIDKCPACGKIVYPLEKVTMEGESFHKSCFKCAHGGCPLTHSSYAALNGVLYCKHHFAQLFMEKGSYSHVLEATTHHRRSSSVPSIEIENDLDEPIKEQPHDDPENIKQDDDDEDDKKNNKEDED is encoded by the exons atggCATTTACAGGAACCCTAGATAAATGCAAGGCTTGTGATAAAACTGTGTattttgttgatttgttgaCTGCTGATGGAGTAACTTATCACAAGTATTGTTTCAAATGTAGCCACTGCAAAGGAACTCTTGTG ATGAGCAATTACTCTTCCATGGATGGAGTTCTTTATTGCAAGACTCATTTTGAACAGCTTTTCAAGGAATCAGGCAATTTCAGCAAGAATTTCCAATCAT CTGGGAAGCCTGAGAGGGAAAATTCACtg ACAAAAGCCCACAAGCTCTCATCTTTATTCTCTGGAACCATAGACAAATGTCCAGCATGTGGAAAGATTGTTTATCCACTAGAAAAG gTAACAATGGAAGGAGAGTCTTTCCACAAATCTTGCTTCAAATGTGCACATGGAGGTTGTCCTCTAACACATTCATCTTATGCTGCTCTTAATGGTGTTCTCTACTGCAAGCACCACTTTGCTCAGCTGTTCATGGAGAAGGGAAGTTACTCTCATGTCCTAGAGGCCACCACTCACCATAGAAGAAGTAGTTCTGTGCCCTCCATTGAGATTGAGAATGATCTCGATGAGCCTATTAAGGAACAACCCCACGACGATCCCGAGAACATCAAACAAGACGACGATGATGAAGACgataagaaaaacaataaagaaGACGAAGATTAA